GCTTTCAGGCAGGCGAACTCCGTGAAGTCGACCTTCAGCGCGCGCAACCTCTCTACCACGTCCTCCATGCGATGGACCTGGGCGCGTAACTCGGCCACGGTGTCGGCAGACATCTTTCTCTCTTCGGTTCCCTGGACGAGAGCGTCGACGAGGATGTCTGTTTTGAGAGGGACTGCCCACTGGCTCATGCCCATGAGGAACAGATCCCGCCATGTTTCCTCCAGAAGAATCAACTGGGAGAGAGAAATTTAAAAAGAAGGCAAATCATGATAATGTAAATTGCTGACAAAACTTCAGAATCCAAACGAGTCCAGTTTATAATCTTTAGATGAATTTCAGACTTTCCATCAGAGTCATACAGTGTGTTGAGAGTAACATCCCCCTACACTTAAATCGTGCCCGAGAATGCTTAGGACTATAAACTTAACTGTCGTTTTGTAAAGAGTAAAAAGTATGGAAAAGCCTACATCGTACTTccggtttgtttgcttgtttgtttgtttgtttgtttgtttgtttgttatttgtttatttgagttttttgttatttacttgtttgtttgtttgtttgtttgttttcaatagAAAGGGGATATCATCCTTTTTAAGTTTGATATTCGTTACTTTAAGCAAAAACAATAGTGGACAGCCaaaatagtatttttttttttcgtttcatgTGTGGTAAGGAGCTATTGATCTGCTGGTCTGTTGGTGTTTTGATAACTCTTAGAAAAGCAGTTTTCCTAGATGGTATCAAATCAGAGTCTAATGTATATACCTGATCGCGATACGGAAGCAGCCTGAAACACGTGATATTCTTCGCCCACTTGACGGAGGTGAAGAGAAGCCTGGCCGCCACCTCGGGCATGTTGTCCGGTGATGTCCCGCCCAGCTCTAGTCCGACGGAGCGTCCGCCCTCGCCACTTCGCGCGAAGTCCAGTACGAGCGGGTTGATGTTGTAGTGTTCGGCCGTGAGAAGGCTGTGGTAAAACGTCCCATAGTACACCGACGCCGATATGAGACCGGCGCTCGCGGTTGGAGCGACACCAGCGGTGAGACCGGACTTCTCTGGGTGCGGTACGGAGAGGGCGAGGATTGGGTGGTGGGCGGTGTGATGGTGCGGCGGCGGGGGACTGTTCGAAGCGCTGCTCGACGGGGTGAGAGAGCGCAGCGAGCCCGAAGATCCCGGGGAAGCGCCGTTGGAGAGTTCCATCGGCTTGTTCTTCGGTTTACGTGGTCCCCTTTCGTGCTGAACAGCTAAAATGCaggagagagataaagagaacgaaaGGATAAAAGAGAGAGGGGATATTAATATGACTGTCATTATTTGCCCCAAATCATATTCAATATCCATATTTCCAtgtttcattttgcattgtcgGTGTGTTTTTCAATGTAGGTGATCTCAGACAAAAATTAAGATTATGAATGGAGGATTCTCCAGTTATGACAGTTAAGGTTAACTCCATATAGAATTTGAACACCTTCACACCGGACCCCATTAAAATACTTCCTATCTCTGACACAGTCGGAAGTAAAACCTGCCGGCTGAGAAGGGATAACCTTTTTCTGCagtttcacattttcattcatttataataatgaaaaaatatagtttCTTCGTTTTAGGCTGAATGCGACAAGATAATGATAAATCAGTCTCACTATTATGCAGTAAACAAGACAGTGACGATTTcatgtttcgtttgtttgtttcttcattttccatctgagaggatggctggatagcccatattcagctacgttaatctggtcttccatggggtccagttggatgtgaggtgagaccacttcaccgggttaaacacctgcatgctctttgcgataacgaatgaagcgggatcttttacgtgcatgagttgtgttCGTTATAGTGCCACATGAAACAAGAATTCCTTTGACGTCATCATAACTTAGAACTAGGTCGCGTCTGATGCACCTTTACAGCTCAAATATCACACTTTTCACTGCATTTCACACGCAGCCGATGATGCAATACAGaaatcatgttttgttgaagaTGAGGAATTAATGACCTTGTTACTTGTTCACTCCATATTCCTCGGGAAAATAACAAACTGGCAAATAAAGGacgaaaaatacaaaataatgccaGATGTTGTCTGCTGACTATGATTTCAGCTTTCTGTAAAAGGGAGTGGCATTGTTAGAAACGTGAGAGAAAATTTCCTTTTGTCAGTTGAAAAACAACTCTACATGGATTACGAGGTGTGATATGATTATACTATCCAATGGAAGTGAACAACACCTGTTACCGTGCTGAAAGTCTATAGTTTCCCATGAATgcacggttacagctcgttattccgaaggttcgttattccgaaggctcttaagtccgaagattccttattccgaaggttcgtttttccgaatttcattttcggatgaacaaatcttcggaataacgaaccttcggaataacgaaccttcggaataacgccacaaatgttcggattaacgaaccctttttcattttcggattaacgaacctctaggtatagggaatttgcgtgtttcggattaacgaaccttcggaataacgaaccttcggaatatcgaaccttcggaataacgaacagcacccgaataGGTACAACGTATAAGTCCCCGTCAACGTGCTTATTATAGCAATTGAAAGTATTGTTCTGTTGCATAGTACGCATGCTCCTTGTTCAAAGCTCAAATGTTTTAGTCTATTAAAGAATAGTATATACTTCCAGTTTGTACCCCGTCGCCATTACAAGACGTTTTCATATTGTTATTTCTTGCCTGGAACTCGCAGTTATACAAGATCTGCTTTTACAGTTTCATAAAACATTTCACATCTTAGTAAGATCAGTCTCCTATACAGACCTATGTGTGGACATCACACTTTCTAATCAGGTCGATCATACATTTTGTCctttgtatattgtttgttttatggttgTATTGTTTCACTGTCAAGTGAAACTTGAAAATAAATGTGCTGGAACTGCCCTCCGTGTCTCTCGAGTGTATTATTTTTCTAAAAATTCTGTTTCGTTTCAGTTTGAGAGAAGACTTGAAATGTAACCTCCGAGAAAGGTCTCATTAATATAGAAGCACTGACATAGAAATCGCATTTTGTGTTCAATACTAGCGAAGAGTAATCATAATTTACCACGAAATTACCAAGATCCGCGTATATgttgtttttggtgtttttggtgtttttttttttttgtcatgatgTCAAAGAGGGGAAATGATTACAAGCAAGCGTTTGTataacatttttcatttatattacTTTGCTCATAGAAAAGATTTATGGGAATTTGTGTCTTCATCCACGTTGAGCAAAGTGGTAATTTCACCTAAAATGTGCAATCATTGTGTAATCATACCAGAGCAGCAAAATGGTGCGTAAAAGCGTTGGTTGTTTGAGCCTTTGGTCAAGGAGAAAATGAGACGTGTTCATTTCAATCATCGATTTCCCTCTTAATGACCACTAGCAATGACCATCATGACCTCAACGTCATAAAAACATCTCAACGAAGTATAAGAACCATGAGAATCATTTTCTCCCATTGATCTGTTGGTATGACATCGCCCGGCACAGAGTCAcggattaaagggactgtacagtactggttgaggtggggattcatgttttgaacattcctaagtgagataatgaaaagcctctatgaaatatgaagagtatgtaattttaagaaggattcaacgtttatttgatgaaaattggttttcaaatggctgagatatcaaaaaaaaagtgttgataataaaaggcgacatgccacaactttattaggatctctttgtttcaccttgtttttggatatctcagccatttcaaaaccgattttcatcgaataaactcttgataccccttagaactgcatgctctttgacatcaatctcatagagtggtttctgaatatctcgcaaaatgttaaaagctaaatcctcacctcgaccagaactgtacacaccctaaTGTCACTGTCCTAATTTAAGACTACTGGGCCCCacttcataaaagatgttaggatagcaactcttgctggaatggcaacttccaatttcaacagccaatcaggaagctggatttttgttggTACCATGACAATTGATATTACAGCAAGAattgttatcatatcaactttttatgaaatgggttcCAGATGTATCAACTTCTCACACTTCCATTCACTAATACACTTCAGAAATTCTTAGTCATTGTTATAAGGATTCCATCACCAATATAGTcagaaatgatttttgtttcctaTTCCGAAATTACGGCGTGAGTGTCGTGTTCTACCTTTTCATGACTGGGCTATAATTGATCCCATACTATCATATCCTTGCACTCTTGAGTAGTAACCGGAAACTTTCAAGTATAATTATATGGGATGCGTGGTTCGACGCAAATCGCACTTGTACAAGCTTTATGAGGTTTTTATGTCGAGTGTGAAATCCAGTGCTTTGGACTGACGGCTTGCAAGCGATTTCAGAATTTCCCACAGCACACTGACATTTATACGAATATGATATCAAAACCCTCTTCAACGGTTGTAGGAGGAAACGCTTAAATATTTCACCTTTGTCACGAtgtgaaataatgtaaataaaaaatctgCGGAATCATGGTACTtcaaaaaaaaggaatatatatCATCAACGATGATGTCTATTTGAATCGCGTTGCAACTTTCCGTCGACAATTCGGTCACTTTCCTTCAAGAGCAGTAAATCATGGCCAGCTATATACTTTCGGAGGCTTTCTCCTGAGCACCTAAAAGTAATTGTGCTTCCTCCGTCTTTCCGTGGAGTTCGTGTCCACTTAGGATGAGAGGCTTTCTATTGATGCGCGGCGGAAGAGCGTATGTGTGGGAACGAACAGATTGGATCAATTGCGTTGGGCATTACACAACCAGTGCCAGATCAGACGAGACAGCACTTGAGGATTTTTGGCGCTCTTTCTGGTTCTCAAGTGGTTTCTCGCTTGCTTTGCTGTCGTCTTGATATTTGGCGAGGTATACGTGACATACGAAcattccttctctttctctccccccccccttcctctttCTATAGTTTGAAGCCACTTGGAGTTATTTCATCTTCTTTTAttcccttctctctctatctatctcttgtTCTCTCTATTccatattttgttaatgaatttgatatcttttttttttattcagactATTGGTTTCCTTTGTAAGCCGTAGTGATAGCACATTGATAGCAATAACTGCTTCACGTCTTTATACTGAACAATAAATCATTCATTTGCTTTGATTCGTATAAATCAGAGGCTTGTTTGGTCTTTACGGATGAATACCAAAGGTTACACATTATAGGCGAAGGCATGAGCTTagtgttttgtctctttttcatttctttttcctttctcgATCTCCCTCTTACTTCCCCTTTTGCGATAAATTCTTATAAACCTCAGCCAGCGCTTCCGCGCGCTGATCATCCGTGTTTTTTCGACACCGCAGCGCAGCAGGGCGGCTCCCTGGGGTGATGATCCGTCACTTCGTGGCGGAGAGCTGGGGCATTTCGGGGGAAAGTACGAAGTCACACCGTGGATATATGGCGTGAATAGTGTAAGGGCGGGATGGGTTATTCTCCAGTCGGCACTTCGACGCATTGGGGAAAGAATAACGGGTTTATTGGAGGAGCTTTACAGGCCCCCTCGTTCGGAGGTGTTTGGCCCCGAAACTCTGGAGAGACTGGCGAGAGACAAGGTGGCTTCGATGAGGCGGAAAGCCGAACTACCGAAAAGCTGACAAAATATCATGGTCAATTTACCCTCCCATCTCAGGCTGATAAACAAGTGACATTATACAACCATTTTCCCCCATCTAAGGCTTTAAGGTTTGATCTGAGTGGATGAAATAATGAAGATGCGAAAAACACTTTTTGCAAACCACATGTACTTTGACTCAATGATGTGTTCGTATATCACAGTCTTGCATTAAAACTCTGTTTACAGCCTGTGACCTCTCTCCCCtactccccctcctcccctccctgtccccccccccccctttctctttgTCAACCTGTCCCTATTTACCCCTTTCTCTGTCTTCCTGTCCATCTCCTTTTTTCTAGTCTCGGTATccagatgttgttgttgtttttgtttttttaatcatattgcCTCTAAATTTTTATACTACAACCTTAAAGCCGATCTGTTCCTGAAAGTGCAGTTTCGCGATTGAGGTAAAAAGTGCATcgaattgtaaaaaaaaaaaaaaaaaaaaaaaaaaaaaaaaaaaaaaaactgttaaacTTACAATGTGACGAATGAACATTAAAGTTAGCCTTTTTGAGGatatagaagaaagaaaaaaaactgaagAATAGTGGGAGGAGTTATTCTTGCAAACATCACGCagacattaaagaaaaaatgagatgatTATGTCTTTTGAATGCGACCGCCTGAAACAGACGTGTTTTTTAAAGTCGTCGTTTCAGGGTTCTTTTCTGTGTTTATTGGAAGAAGACAAAATCTCAGCACCCCCTCAGGGTATATACAAACGGCGTAAATGATTTATAAAATCAACGCCTCGGGCAGTGATTCCACGCCTACATTGTGTTTCATACTGGTAGATTATCCGGCAAAATCTCATCACGAgtcaacacaaaaaaaaaagacggtaAACTTCCCCCGTCCCTTATAGGGACAAAATCAAAAGCTAGCTAGCTGtcgcaaaagaaaagaaaaaaaaaagccccgaGGGCAAATCAACACAAGCTTCGCCTTGAATTCGCCTGCGCTCCGATCCACCCTTTTCTCCATATTTATTCCACGGGCGGGATGGGCAAGGTAAACACAACGATACAATACTGATCGTCCGCCAAATTGGCAAAGCGATCGTTAACAACACGACGCGGCGGTCTTTGCGTTCCTCTTCCCGCGAATTGCTGTCCGTTTGTCGCAGACGACCGCGCGGTATTGACTTATTTATCAAGCGGAACGAAACGATCCGGATCCTGCAACTCGCCTTGGAGATGTTGAAACAGACTTGCATCTGTCATCGACTTCTTGAGAACTCAGCATCATTGAATTCGTAAGACGAAATAGTATGAAATgtatccaccccccccccctgcgaAATATAGCAATGATAAAAAGGAGCCAGTAGTGCAAGTTCATGATAACCGTTTTTATTGTGAGTtcgtttttacttttgtttttttcctcgtGGTTGTTCCACATCAGCAGCAGCATGAGTCCAAGATTGATTTCAAAATGCCTTCAAAATGCCTTCAAAATGCACGTTAAATAATGCTCTAAGTGATTACAGAGATCAATCTCTAAAAGCAGTGAAAAACAtccacaaaaaagaagaaacaaaacacgAAATGATAGCtttatggtttttttttaatgtgtcaatAACTCTCAAGGATAACAGTTTATTGCTCTTGTCTCACTGTTTTCTATACTTAAAGAAATATGTGTTTTAAGTCACAAACAAGACAATAGTATAACCCTGGACATGATTTACACATCTTTCTGGTTTCGTGGGATAAGATCTTGTCTTCTTTGCGTGATTCAATGCTTTTGCATTATTGCATATCTTGTACTCTTTCGAATCTAGAGTTTGCTAACCCCTATATAATTTAAGTGATACAACCTTCATTGATTATTCAATTAGCATATACTCGCTTGATGCTATACGGTTTTAAAACACTGTAACTTATGTCGGGCATAACTGGGAGGGGGCTtccaaaataagaagaaaagattgTTTAATGGCTCATATTTATAATGAGTCAGCTGCactgcattgctatgtcaggaCATAAATCAACTATTGTTAGGCACATGCACTTAAGACCCCCAAGGTATGGCTGAAATTGATATTCACGTAAACGGTAGAGGAAAAGGGCACTCGAACCAAACAGACACATTATATTCCGCACAGTTATTCTATTCTAACTTAACTCACTCACTTACTTAGTGCTAACTCAATGAATGCAGTTCTCCTGGCACGGGACTCTAAATGTTAACACCACAAGCTGTAACTAAACGCTTTGCATCAGAACAAAGAAAGTGTATAGGCGAAGAGATGAACTACTGATACAAAATTACAGCCTTGACCGTCACATTTTCGTCCAAATCTACTTATCAACCTCTGCAATTAAAAGCGATTCAACTGTATTTATTCATCTGCTAGAAAGCACTTCGCTTAGAAGCGTGGACGTAGCTTCTTTCCTTGATTTTATTACTCCggtaaattaaaacaaaatgagagaaaaaaaaaaggagggatgAGATTGGGACCGAATCTGCCTTATAAATACCCGGTGTGGGGAAAACACGTCTTCCAACTGGAGCTCGCAAGGATACCGGGTATTTTCACTATGGTTATTCGGGCGGAAGCTTCCGCTGCCCTAGCTGTAACGATCGACCCGTCTTGAATATGAATCCGGGCGACTTTTTGGAGGTTTTCTTGACGGCACATATAAACAGACATGCGGGATACTTTCGATTTTAAGACTCCGCGAAGTCTTCCGTATTGTGGATAAAGCGGACAGCTATTCATATCAACTCATCAAGCCAATTCCATGAATTCACTGCCTTTGAAACAGGGCAATTTATACGAGCAGAATGCCTGGTACAAGCATGCGATTTCCGTGAGGTAAAGGATTGAACTTGTTCAAAGTACAGTTTACATGCTAGACAGTATAAATGCATGCACTTTCTTAGTTTGTATAGCCCACAAGTTATCGAAAGGTTCttgaaatttgagaaaagtCCCTGAATTCCGGACGTGCGCTTCTTTATTCTGGAGAAATcttttaatacacacacacacacacacacacacacacatacatacgcacatacacacataaacataaaacTGCAGCGATGTCTCGGTGGGTTTCTGTAAATCAACGTAACTACAATGCCTGTCATTATTTACTGTTTGTTTCAGTTTATGTCACATAGTTAAGTATTAGTTGATGTATGCATTGTAGGCCTAAGTATACTTATAAGGCCTGCATCATGCAATTAGAGTGTTACTTATCgcactttttattttatttttttttcatttcattatgcaAAAGTGCGGAAACCCTGAAAATGCTGACACAAGAATTCGAGTATAGTGTATagcataacatatatatatatatatatatatatatatatatatgggccacgacgcgagaaaagggcccttagcgccGTCGCGCACAAACGCCAGAAAACGGCGCGGAAGTTTGACAAAGCAATACGTGCAAAAACGATCAACTTCCTAGCTGCGCGCAAATGCATCAGGCGCATCAAAAAGTGGAAGTATTTGGTCAGAACATGCTTTTTTAAATGGAAATGTTGAGGAATTTAGAAGTGGAATTTAGAAAATCGGTTTGCATATCTAAATGCATCAGAGTTCATTCTACAATATGGCGGTAAAAacttattttctgtattttataccctaagggcccttttctcgcgtcacggctcatattatatatatatacatatatatatatatatatatcctcctacacacaaacacacaaattatatttcaacagattttttttttttaacagcattccatttatgaaaatgaatatgcatcaGGGCGAAGAACTGTATTCCCCATGATTTTAATTTTTACGAACTAAAGGTTAACAAATCATGTCCGTCTGATGGATCTTTATTGGTTGTTAAGGTTATGCAAGCAAGAGTATATTAAACAATCATATGCATCTACATAATCGGTCATTGTgtgggttttgtgtgtgtttgtgtgtctattCATGTTACGTTTTATGTATGATGTCGATGACGATAAAGGTGTTTTGCTAggttcactttgtttttgttttaaatcaaagggtttgtttgtttgtttgttcattttccatctgtgaagatggctggatagcccatattcagctataaatatgattatgttaagctggtcttccatggggtccagttggatgtgaggtgggaccacttcaccgggttaaacaccctgctctttgcgatgaatgaatgaagcgggttcttttacgtgcatgagttgttactctctcatacacgggacctccattctATGTCCTATCAGAGGGACATatgcaaaagtgaaatatgttCAATTAGGCGTTTAGCAATCGACCGCTCTGTCATAAAACTTGAGGCCCACATCAATATCGAAGttcaatctttaaaaaaaaaaaatgccaaggACTGAAGATCTTAACCTTAGCTTGTGAAGAGAAACATTAACACCATAGTTTATACAAGGGATGAAACACCACAgagtttcgggggggggggggaagaaatcACCTCCGCCTCAACTCACCATCTTTGTTCATCTGAGATTCGAAGCACTTCCGAAGCCTGCAGGCGCGGCACTGGTTTCGGTGCGTCTTGTCGATGGGGCAGTCTCCGCCTCCCTTCCCTTGCTGCTTACACACGTAAACCCGGTTGCGGTGGATGCTCCGTTTGAAAAACCCGCTGCATCCGTCGCACGCGTACACGCCGTAGTGCTTGCCGGAGCTCCGATCCCCGCACACTTTACACGGAATGTCGAGCAGACGATCACCTGAGCgggaacacacatacacacgaaaGAAGAAACTTAGCTCACATCAAATGAAATTAAGAGTATGATTTTTGTTCATTGACATTATACAGGAAATCTAAATCATCCATTCTTCCCCTTTCACGATCAAGTTGAGTTTTCACAGTTCTATAAACGTTGTCAAAACGAGagattttcaaagtattttggACATCTTTTGATGAGATATTCTATTAAATCTTTgcttcatatttcacatttacACATGGTTAGCACGTGAGAGATTCTGATCCCGCAGAAAAAGGGTCTCGAGATAATGTCAAGACACTTGTTTGTCAAGTACATTTTCCCTTTCTCGCTGACAACACCACATCCACAATACAGAAAAACACagtaaaaataaagataaaactgTTGATAGTGACTTTCTTGATTCATAAGAAAAAAGTGTTGTATAGAATACTGCAGACCTACAATGTAAAATCACGTAATAACTCATGCAAGTTAGATGTGTTCAACACAATATGCCCGGAATTCTTCTAAAAATCGCAGtagtgaaaacaaaattttaatcCAAGTTTTCAATAGGCGTATTTGaacattcttttcaaaatggtcGAATCAATCACTTTTTGTGTTGTCCCCTATGTTCTCATGTAAGACGCTGATTTTAAATCCACAATCTTGCAAAACAAACGTACCTCGAGTAAGTAGTAGACTCCTCATCATTCCCTACGAAATACTGTTGTCTGAGAATAAAACAGTTACGACTATTCGTAAATTCCACAATTTCTGTGCTCTCCGGAGCTGAACTGAGAACTTGTTTGAAAATGTGTCTTAATTTATATACGCGAATGGGACCCCCAAAAAGCGGTATGTACTCCTCTCCGCTTAGTCCTAGTGGCTTACAGCTTGACAAAAGAATCTCAATTCAATGAAGGTGTCATTGTCTGTTTTATTATCAAATTTTTTGATTGAGTAACGCATTCGGCGACCAGATCGCGGAGGAGGACCGGCCTCCCGAAACGTTCGACCAATCAGCTGGTAGGATAGCTTTTAGGATCCtgtccagggccccgttgcaagaaagttgaaatcaattgcaaataattgctaattttgaaacaaccattctgattggctcagggtctgccctattaagaagacatgcatgcaacaatgattttgattggccagtgacaatcatttgcaagttgcgtttaaacgcaaagtttctagcaacggggcccaggtgtGATTCGCGAGCAACTCGCGAGTGGAGCGCGCGACTTGGATTTACTCGtcaaacaaaaaccaactgacgtgaaggaagaaaaaaaaaagtctttgcaAGAAAGTCGTCTGGCTCGCGCCGCGCGCACTTGTCACTATGATGAATAGAACAAATTCGCGATGTACACCTGGACATCTTTTATCGTAAATGGCAGCACAAAGGTATTTCTCTTACCACTTTGTTGTCCATTCTCCTTCTTATTTGCACTCACAATAAGGCGCAGAAGATTTCATTGTCTGTATAGCAACCTCGCGCTccagttgcatttttttttcaatgaggcACGAGTGATTGTTATCGGACTTTGTGACAATATAGGAACAATGACGACTGTATTTACCTGTTATGAACCGTCTTGTTGTGAACTATCAAAACAAAGCTACGGGTCTAGACATAAACATGGCATGGAGTGCGTACCAAGTTACGGCTTGTGCACCTGTATAGAAACCGCACGTTCGATGGTTAACACAGACATTTAGCAGGCCTATTCTTTAGGCATGATTTCATTAGACTTTGGGTCCCTATTATTAAGAAGTTACTCCGCAGTTTTCATAAAGACATCCTACATATGCCTCAATTGATTTTCCTCTGATATCGTTCACGaagaaaatttgtgaatattatatatgtatatatatatatatatatatatatatatatatatatatatatatatctccgATAGGTATAtagtttgttgaggattgatGAGAAGTGAAGCAGAGCAGTTCAGGCGTACCTGTGCTATCAGAggataatatataaatatatatatatatatatatatatatatatatatatatataatatatatatatatatatatatatatatatatatatatatatatatatatatataaataatatatatatatatatatatgattatatatatatatatatacatatatatatagacagatagatataatatatgacactaaacactttttttgtaatttgtgaGCTAACAGCTTTCACTTTTTTGTCTTTACTTTTACAGCATGTTTCCTCCTGTTTGATAATTGCATCCTTATGAAGCAATTAAAGTGCAAACGCAAAGTGTCTcttcaatgtattttgttttcgtaTGAAAA
The sequence above is drawn from the Diadema setosum chromosome 19, eeDiaSeto1, whole genome shotgun sequence genome and encodes:
- the LOC140243049 gene encoding photoreceptor-specific nuclear receptor-like, which codes for MNKDAVQHERGPRKPKNKPMELSNGASPGSSGSLRSLTPSSSASNSPPPPHHHTAHHPILALSVPHPEKSGLTAGVAPTASAGLISASVYYGTFYHSLLTAEHYNINPLVLDFARSGEGGRSVGLELGGTSPDNMPEVAARLLFTSVKWAKNITCFRLLPYRDQLILLEETWRDLFLMGMSQWAVPLKTDILVDALVQGTEERKMSADTVAELRAQVHRMEDVVERLRALKVDFTEFACLKAVALFKAETPGLSDPARVESLQDQAQVMLGDYVRYAHLSRPTRFGRLLLALPAIRAISSKFVERLFFQQTIGDIPIERLLSDMFQNS